A genomic window from Triticum urartu cultivar G1812 chromosome 7, Tu2.1, whole genome shotgun sequence includes:
- the LOC125519824 gene encoding probable CoA ligase CCL12 isoform X1, translating into MAATARGSVGEIRAGDVEAAGLTAADAVAFLAALRSATGKCGADAAAAWAAVVAAGVLRPDHPHALHQLVYYSVYAGWDRAQRGPPPYWFPSPTDCKQTNLGRVMEENGPKLLGASYKDPISSFGLFHKFSVQNQEVYWKLVLKELSVKFVREPKTILDASDKSKKGGSWFPGAVLNIAECCLLPWPSQNRTDDSIAIVWRDEGFGDYPVNRMSLKELRTQVMTVANALDTIFRKGDRIAIDMPMTCNAVIVYLAIILGGFVVVGIADSFAPQEIGNRMRVAKAKAIFTQDFIIRGGKKFPLYSRVMEGTSAKAIVIPATGDSLGVTPRNGDMSWKDFLSCAAGRSSMYSPVYQSADSLINILFSSGTTGEPKVIPWTQLCPIRCAADTWAHLDLRPKDVDLWPTNLGWVMGPIQIFSCFLNGATLALYHGSPLGRGFCKFVQDARVSVLGSVPSLVKSWKAGNLTQGLDWTKIRQVATYTVRKHSTSSQAPLKKLNFYNRRVLATTGEASDIDDNLWLSSRTCYKPIVECCGGTELASSYIQGRLLQPQAFGAFSGPSMSTWFVILDEQGNPYPDDLPCSGEVGLFPLYFGATNRLLNADHDKVYFDGMPIYRGRQLRRHGDIIQRTVGGYYIVQGRADDTMNLGGIKTSSVEIERVCNGADDGLLETVAVSIKPSGGGLEQLAILAVLKDGSTACDANLLKSKFQRAIQKNLNPLFKVSYVKIVPEFPRTASNKLLRRVLRDQLKQELANRSKL; encoded by the exons ATGGCGGCGACCGCGAGGGGCAGCGTTGGGGAGATCCGGGCGGGAGACGTGGAGGCGGCCGGGCTCACGGCGGCCGACGCGGTGGCCTTTCTCGCCGCGCTCCGCTCGGCGACCGGCAAATGCGGCGCCGACGCGGCCGCTGCGTGGGCGGCGGTCGTGGCGGCGGGGGTGCTACGGCCGGACCACCCGCACGCGCTCCACCAGCTGGTGTACTACTCCGTCTACGCCGGCTGGGACCGCGCCCAGAGAGGCCCGCCGCCCTACTGGTTCCCCTCCCC GACTGATTGTAAGCAAACAAATCTTGGGAGAGTGATGGAAGAGAATGGTCCCAAGCTGTTAGGAGCATCATATAAGGATCCAATTTCAAGCTTTGGCCTCTTCCACAAATTCTCTGTTCAGAACCAGGAG GTCTACTGGAAACTGGTGCTGAAGGAGCTCTCTGTCAAGTTCGTACGAGAACCAAAGACGATTCTAGATGCATCAGATAAATCAAAGAAGGGAGGGTCATGGTTCCCCGGCGCAGTGCTCAACATTGCCGAATGTTGTCTGCTACCTTGGCCTTCCCAGAACAGGACAGATGATAGCATCGCTATTGTCTGGAGGGATGAGGGCTTTGGCGATTATCCGGTGAATCGTATGTCGCTGAAGGAGCTTCGCACCCAAGTGAT GACTGTTGCAAATGCCCTTGATACCATATTCCGAAAGGGTGACCGGATTGCAATAGACATGCCAATGACGTGCAATGCGGTTATTGTTTATTTGGCAATCATCCTTGGAGGCTTTGTTGTTGTGGGAATAGCAGACAGTTTTGCACCCCAAGAGATTGGCAATCGCATGAGGGTCGCAAAAGCAAAGGcaatttttacccag GATTTCATAATTAGGGGAGGGAAGAAATTTCCACTTTACAG CCGTGTCATGGAAGGGACTTCAGCTAAAGCTATTGTAATTCCTGCAACTGGAGATAGTCTTGGAGTTACACCAAGGAATGGTGATATGTCCTGGAAAGATTTTCTTTCTTGTGCTGCCGGGAG GTCATCCATGTACTCTCCAGTTTATCAATCTGCAGACTCCTTAATTAATATACTGTTTTCATCAGGAACAACTG GAGAGCCAAAAGTTATACCGTGGACACAACTTTGTCCCATAAGATGTGCAGCTGATACCTGGGCACATTTGGATCTTCGACCAAAGGACGTAGACTTGTGGCCTACAAATCTGGGTTGGGTTATGGGACCGATACAAATATTCTCATGCTTTCTAAATGGTGCAACATTGGCCTTATATCATGGTTCTCCACTTGGACGTGGTTTCTGCAAATTTGTGCAG GATGCCCGTGTGAGTGTATTAGGATCTGTGCCTAGCTTGGTGAAGTCTTGGAAGGCAGGGAATCTTACTCAAGGGCTAGACTGGACCAAAATCAGGCAAGTTGCTACTTACACTGTTAGGAAGCATTCAACTTCATCACAAGCTCCGCTAAAGAAGCTAAATTTCTATAATCGCAGGGTACTTGCTACAACAGGGGAGGCTTCTGATATTGATGATAATCTGTGGCTATCTTCGCGTACCTGTTACAAGCCCATTGTTGAGTGCTGTGGGGGCACAGAGCTGGCATCCTCATACATTCAAGGGAGACTTTTACAGCCACAAGCTTTTGGAGCTTTCAGTGGTCCATCAATGTCCACTTGGTTTGTCATACTCGATGAACAGGGAAATCCATAT CCTGATGATCTACCTTGTTCTGGAGAAGTGGGTCTCTTCCCTTTATATTTTGGTGCTACCAATCGGCTTCTCAATGCTGACCATGATAAGGTTTACTTTGATGGAATGCCCATTTACAGAGGACGG CAACTCCGACGACATGGAGATATAATCCAGAGGACCGTAGGTGGTTACTATATCGTGCAGGGCAGAGCAGATGACACTATGAATCTTGGAGGGATTAAG ACAAGTTCAGTGGAGATCGAACGGGTTTGTAATGGCGCCGATGACGGTCTGCTAGAAACAGTAGCTGTTAGCATCAAACCTTCTGGCGGGGGACTAGAACAACTGGCTATATTGGCAGTGCTAAAAGATGGATCCACAGCATGCGATGCaaatcttctgaagagcaagttCCAGAGAGCCATTCAGAAGAACCTCAACCCCCTTTTCAAG GTGAGCTACGTCAAAATCGTCCCCGAGTTCCCGAGAACTGCTTCAAACAAGCTTTTGAGAAGGGTCCTGAGGGATCAGCTGAAGCAAGAACTCGCGAATCGCAGCAAGCTATAA
- the LOC125519824 gene encoding probable CoA ligase CCL12 isoform X2 has product MAATARGSVGEIRAGDVEAAGLTAADAVAFLAALRSATGKCGADAAAAWAAVVAAGVLRPDHPHALHQLVYYSVYAGWDRAQRGPPPYWFPSPTDCKQTNLGRVMEENGPKLLGASYKDPISSFGLFHKFSVQNQEVYWKLVLKELSVKFVREPKTILDASDKSKKGGSWFPGAVLNIAECCLLPWPSQNRTDDSIAIVWRDEGFGDYPVNRMSLKELRTQVMTVANALDTIFRKGDRIAIDMPMTCNAVIVYLAIILGGFVVVGIADSFAPQEIGNRMRVAKAKAIFTQDFIIRGGKKFPLYSRVMEGTSAKAIVIPATGDSLGVTPRNGDMSWKDFLSCAAGRSSMYSPVYQSADSLINILFSSGTTGEPKVIPWTQLCPIRCAADTWAHLDLRPKDVDLWPTNLGWVMGPIQIFSCFLNGATLALYHGSPLGRGFCKFVQDARVSVLGSVPSLVKSWKAGNLTQGLDWTKIRVLATTGEASDIDDNLWLSSRTCYKPIVECCGGTELASSYIQGRLLQPQAFGAFSGPSMSTWFVILDEQGNPYPDDLPCSGEVGLFPLYFGATNRLLNADHDKVYFDGMPIYRGRQLRRHGDIIQRTVGGYYIVQGRADDTMNLGGIKTSSVEIERVCNGADDGLLETVAVSIKPSGGGLEQLAILAVLKDGSTACDANLLKSKFQRAIQKNLNPLFKVSYVKIVPEFPRTASNKLLRRVLRDQLKQELANRSKL; this is encoded by the exons ATGGCGGCGACCGCGAGGGGCAGCGTTGGGGAGATCCGGGCGGGAGACGTGGAGGCGGCCGGGCTCACGGCGGCCGACGCGGTGGCCTTTCTCGCCGCGCTCCGCTCGGCGACCGGCAAATGCGGCGCCGACGCGGCCGCTGCGTGGGCGGCGGTCGTGGCGGCGGGGGTGCTACGGCCGGACCACCCGCACGCGCTCCACCAGCTGGTGTACTACTCCGTCTACGCCGGCTGGGACCGCGCCCAGAGAGGCCCGCCGCCCTACTGGTTCCCCTCCCC GACTGATTGTAAGCAAACAAATCTTGGGAGAGTGATGGAAGAGAATGGTCCCAAGCTGTTAGGAGCATCATATAAGGATCCAATTTCAAGCTTTGGCCTCTTCCACAAATTCTCTGTTCAGAACCAGGAG GTCTACTGGAAACTGGTGCTGAAGGAGCTCTCTGTCAAGTTCGTACGAGAACCAAAGACGATTCTAGATGCATCAGATAAATCAAAGAAGGGAGGGTCATGGTTCCCCGGCGCAGTGCTCAACATTGCCGAATGTTGTCTGCTACCTTGGCCTTCCCAGAACAGGACAGATGATAGCATCGCTATTGTCTGGAGGGATGAGGGCTTTGGCGATTATCCGGTGAATCGTATGTCGCTGAAGGAGCTTCGCACCCAAGTGAT GACTGTTGCAAATGCCCTTGATACCATATTCCGAAAGGGTGACCGGATTGCAATAGACATGCCAATGACGTGCAATGCGGTTATTGTTTATTTGGCAATCATCCTTGGAGGCTTTGTTGTTGTGGGAATAGCAGACAGTTTTGCACCCCAAGAGATTGGCAATCGCATGAGGGTCGCAAAAGCAAAGGcaatttttacccag GATTTCATAATTAGGGGAGGGAAGAAATTTCCACTTTACAG CCGTGTCATGGAAGGGACTTCAGCTAAAGCTATTGTAATTCCTGCAACTGGAGATAGTCTTGGAGTTACACCAAGGAATGGTGATATGTCCTGGAAAGATTTTCTTTCTTGTGCTGCCGGGAG GTCATCCATGTACTCTCCAGTTTATCAATCTGCAGACTCCTTAATTAATATACTGTTTTCATCAGGAACAACTG GAGAGCCAAAAGTTATACCGTGGACACAACTTTGTCCCATAAGATGTGCAGCTGATACCTGGGCACATTTGGATCTTCGACCAAAGGACGTAGACTTGTGGCCTACAAATCTGGGTTGGGTTATGGGACCGATACAAATATTCTCATGCTTTCTAAATGGTGCAACATTGGCCTTATATCATGGTTCTCCACTTGGACGTGGTTTCTGCAAATTTGTGCAG GATGCCCGTGTGAGTGTATTAGGATCTGTGCCTAGCTTGGTGAAGTCTTGGAAGGCAGGGAATCTTACTCAAGGGCTAGACTGGACCAAAATCAG GGTACTTGCTACAACAGGGGAGGCTTCTGATATTGATGATAATCTGTGGCTATCTTCGCGTACCTGTTACAAGCCCATTGTTGAGTGCTGTGGGGGCACAGAGCTGGCATCCTCATACATTCAAGGGAGACTTTTACAGCCACAAGCTTTTGGAGCTTTCAGTGGTCCATCAATGTCCACTTGGTTTGTCATACTCGATGAACAGGGAAATCCATAT CCTGATGATCTACCTTGTTCTGGAGAAGTGGGTCTCTTCCCTTTATATTTTGGTGCTACCAATCGGCTTCTCAATGCTGACCATGATAAGGTTTACTTTGATGGAATGCCCATTTACAGAGGACGG CAACTCCGACGACATGGAGATATAATCCAGAGGACCGTAGGTGGTTACTATATCGTGCAGGGCAGAGCAGATGACACTATGAATCTTGGAGGGATTAAG ACAAGTTCAGTGGAGATCGAACGGGTTTGTAATGGCGCCGATGACGGTCTGCTAGAAACAGTAGCTGTTAGCATCAAACCTTCTGGCGGGGGACTAGAACAACTGGCTATATTGGCAGTGCTAAAAGATGGATCCACAGCATGCGATGCaaatcttctgaagagcaagttCCAGAGAGCCATTCAGAAGAACCTCAACCCCCTTTTCAAG GTGAGCTACGTCAAAATCGTCCCCGAGTTCCCGAGAACTGCTTCAAACAAGCTTTTGAGAAGGGTCCTGAGGGATCAGCTGAAGCAAGAACTCGCGAATCGCAGCAAGCTATAA
- the LOC125519825 gene encoding probable carboxylesterase 5: MRCSQRRRGTIQNKRSKLEQLNCAMQASKSSPANQNHGRNISVDMYPFIRKYQDGSIERFLRSPFVPASSDQARNRGVATRDVVVDKATGVSVRLFLPCGAAETAGRNRLPLVIYVHGGSFCTESAFGRTYHRYATSLAASAGALVVSVEYRLAPEFPIPAAYDDAWAALQWAASLSDPWLASYADPARTFLAGDSAGGNIVYHTAVRASHEVNNDIMDIEGLIMVQPYFWGAKRLPLELAWDDNEATVAVFPPNGVDRLWPFVTAGQAGNDDPRIDPPASEISSLACRRVLIAVAGKDSLRGRGHRLAARMRDLDSRWPWMIQRRREVTVVESEGEEHGFHLYSPLRATSKRLMGSLVEFINQQPNSSPANPMVLGVPTTPCKDVFGYGMAMKAWCTRSSMPRNTATSLKIGRVGPSNTRYRLISGRLLMTAGNAHHKDPLSAAVPWTCVINNFF, translated from the coding sequence ATGAGATGCAGCCAACGTCGACGCGGCACAATTCAAAACAAGCGTTCCAAACTAGAGCAGCTCAACTGCGCCATGCAGGCAAGCAAGAGTTCTCCAGCGAATCAGAACCACGGACGTAACATCTCCGTGGACATGTACCCGTTCATACGCAAGTACCAGGACGGCAGCATCGAGCGTTTCCTGCGCAGTCCATTCGTGCCGGCGTCGTCGGATCAGGCCCGCAACCGTGGGGTGGCGACGAGGGACGTCGTCGTCGACAAGGCCACCGGCGTGTCTGTGCGCCTGTTCCTCCCGTGCGGTGCCGCCGAGACCGCAGGCAGGAATCGGCTTCCTCTCGTCATCTACGTCCATGGCGGCTCGTTCTGCACGGAAAGCGCTTTCGGCCGGACGTACCACCGCTACGCGACCTCCCTTGCCGCCTCCGCCGGGGCCCTCGTCGTGTCGGTGGAGTACCGTCTGGCGCCGGAGTTCCCCATACCTGCGGCCTACGACGACGCTTGGGCCGCGCTCCAGTGGGCGGCGTCCTTGTCCGACCCGTGGCTGGCCAGCTACGCCGACCCCGCGCGCACGTTCCTGGCCGGCGACAGCGCCGGCGGCAACATCGTTTACCACACGGCAGTCCGCGCCAGCCACGAAGTCAACAACGACATCATGGACATCGAGGGGCTGATCATGGTGCAGCCTTACTTCTGGGGAGCCAAGCGGCTCCCTTTGGAGCTCGCGTGGGACGACAACGAAGCCACCGTGGCGGTGTTCCCACCGAACGGGGTGGACCGGCTCTGGCCGTTCGTGACGGCCGGCCAGGCCGGCAACGACGACCCCCGGATCGACCCTCCGGCCTCGGAGATCTCATCGCTGGCTTGCCGCCGCGTGCTCATCGCCGTGGCCGGTAAGGATAGCCTGCGGGGCCGCGGCCACCGCCTGGCGGCACGCATGCGTGATCTCGACTCGCGTTGGCCTTGGATGATCCAGCGGCGCCGCGAGGTGACGGTGGTGGAGTCGGAGGGCGAGGAGCACGGTTTCCACCTCTACAGTCCGCTGAGGGCCACCAGCAAGAGGCTCATGGGGAGCCTCGTGGAGTTCATAAACCAGCAGCCCAACTCGTCGCCTGCGAATCCTATGGTGCTAGGCGTGCCCACGACGCCGTGCAAGGACGTGTTTGGGTATGGCATGGCCATGAAGGCCTGGTGCACACGGTCCAGTATGCCACGTAACACTGCTACTTCATTGAAGATTGGAAGGGTTGGGCCATCCAACACAAGATATAGGTTAATCTCAGGTCGACTGCTGATGACTGCTGGTAACGCTCATCACAAAGATCCATTATCTGCTGCAGTTCCCTGGACTTGTGTGATCAACAACTTCTTCTAG